From a single Streptomyces sp. 1331.2 genomic region:
- a CDS encoding phenylacetate--CoA ligase family protein, whose protein sequence is MLLLRDPVLRQDAAERLDSHTALIHRTWQGQAPADRYGAKLADTLTAAVRSPMYAETLTGALADRLRSDTPLTPAEALDAFAALPFLGKKELGGHGAGAFTRPLSEFLHYYESSGTTGDPAPAPKAVDDLLINTLNIGEMWGRLLQPSDVALILINAPFAPAAYQFEKVLEYLGVMSFRPWVDNITGDYTRVLRLVSELNANVYVGPPSRLLEMAQFSQRNGLPLPRFGRLLLMAEQTGPSFVRHLERLTGGTAYVGSYGSSETGTLAVTCEHRRLHLQLQSYLLEIDDGERTTVLGPDNEPVQGELVVTTLDIPSRPLLRYRTGDLVRIETDPCDCGIRLPVLRTLGRAQDVLLLAENNIRQDDLEEALWAEALPGASVFNYMLVLRGRTLVCLVTTDGTPDGSWARVLEQRLAPLFEEYTVTVHPVEKLPPLASLGQYLGWKLSRVLDLNEEANWGRLPAPLTSLVRESLEQVAKTTGVRA, encoded by the coding sequence ATGCTGCTACTGCGCGATCCCGTACTGCGCCAGGACGCCGCCGAGCGCCTGGACTCCCACACCGCCCTGATCCACCGCACCTGGCAGGGCCAGGCCCCGGCCGACCGCTACGGCGCCAAGCTCGCCGACACCCTGACCGCCGCCGTACGGTCCCCGATGTACGCCGAGACCCTGACCGGCGCCCTCGCCGACCGGCTGCGCTCCGACACCCCGCTGACCCCGGCCGAAGCCCTCGACGCCTTCGCCGCCCTGCCCTTCCTCGGCAAGAAGGAGCTCGGCGGCCACGGCGCCGGCGCCTTCACCCGCCCGCTGTCGGAGTTCCTGCACTACTACGAGTCCTCCGGCACCACCGGCGACCCGGCCCCCGCCCCCAAGGCCGTCGACGACCTGCTGATCAACACCCTCAACATCGGCGAGATGTGGGGCCGGCTGCTGCAGCCCTCCGACGTCGCGCTGATCCTCATCAACGCGCCCTTCGCCCCCGCCGCCTACCAGTTCGAGAAGGTGCTGGAGTACCTGGGGGTGATGTCCTTCCGCCCCTGGGTGGACAACATCACCGGCGACTACACCCGGGTGCTGCGCCTGGTCTCCGAGCTGAACGCCAACGTCTACGTCGGGCCGCCCTCCCGGCTGCTGGAGATGGCCCAGTTCTCCCAGCGCAACGGCCTGCCGCTGCCCCGCTTCGGCCGGCTCCTGCTGATGGCCGAGCAGACCGGCCCCAGCTTCGTGCGCCACCTCGAACGCCTCACCGGCGGCACCGCCTACGTCGGCTCGTACGGCTCCTCGGAGACCGGCACCCTCGCCGTCACCTGCGAACACCGCCGGCTGCACCTGCAACTCCAGAGCTACCTGCTGGAGATCGACGACGGCGAGCGCACCACCGTACTGGGCCCGGACAACGAGCCCGTGCAGGGCGAACTGGTCGTCACCACCCTCGACATCCCCTCCCGACCACTGCTGCGCTACCGCACCGGCGACCTCGTCCGGATCGAGACCGACCCGTGCGACTGCGGCATCCGACTACCCGTGCTGCGCACCCTCGGGCGCGCCCAGGACGTCCTGCTGCTCGCCGAGAACAACATCCGCCAGGACGACCTGGAGGAGGCGCTGTGGGCCGAAGCCCTGCCCGGCGCCTCGGTGTTCAACTACATGCTGGTGCTGCGCGGGCGGACGCTGGTCTGCCTGGTCACCACCGACGGCACCCCGGACGGCTCCTGGGCCCGGGTGCTGGAGCAGCGCCTCGCCCCGCTGTTCGAGGAGTACACGGTGACCGTCCACCCGGTGGAGAAGCTGCCCCCGCTGGCCTCGCTCGGCCAGTACCTCGGCTGGAAGCTCTCCCGGGTCCTCGACCTCAACGAGGAAGCCAACTGGGGCCGGCTGCCCGCCCCGCTCACCTCCCTGGTGCGCGAGTCGCTGGAGCAGGTCGCGAAGACCACCGGAGTACGGGCATGA